One genomic window of Cydia pomonella isolate Wapato2018A chromosome 6, ilCydPomo1, whole genome shotgun sequence includes the following:
- the LOC133518688 gene encoding mutS protein homolog 5-like, translating into MINGSCNDASTNAPRTSSSENNQRDSFVISRCRRNTEVTVNNVDTDNDSTEETDVEEKLLTVYCRAGKLGAAYYTIQTGELHILEELPDRASEFLMFRNLFRQVEPLQVLLDGRTQSAFVTAVKKTVFADGEDGGKCKLVFLASKEYSFEACKRRIYLLSLPTEPKNCTDEERTLFLRTVIDFNQTQTVHALGALLKYLDLNWSNLNLDLQSKPQFLCLRRISLKDIVTIDEDTYRGLQIFSTISHPSNFKKGVQGSNKEGLSLFYIFSKCSSKVGQKMMRVLMQHPTTDLETIRRRQDAVEFFMKPQSDTIMRNMCSSLRFIKNVNGILTKIKELSAKPYQWKSLYNTLYNAVLICEMCENAAKSSEFLEQLANFDNNKLYEMALYMNRIIDFDLSKTERKFTVKAGVDQELDMKKQTMASLHTLMSETAKVELERLPPFVEECTMLYMPHLGYLLGVKIWAEELTMEQKQLPDMKFMFQNNDYIHYKSKGCEELDVMIGDTYPEIVAHETRIMLRLTAVILDNLNTLAACVDACAELDCLIAIAKVSKEYNFVRPTMSPEKIIDIKDGRHPLHILTTDNFVPNDAQTSAGACARVLTGPNASGKSVYMKMIGLIVYLAHIGSFVPARAATIGIIRHIRSRLQTAECVATHMSAFLIDLQQMELALQESTSDSLILIDEFGKGTSEVDGLSLLAACLNTFLFQGDACPHIFLATHFLDIRDYIVETPLVKFLSFEHVMDGDAPVFLFRVTEGCVDSSFALQVARASGLDGSVLDRAGEVADSMKNNGLPPPNKRITAKLKAFTEIIKSDLAENI; encoded by the exons ATGATAAATGGAAGTTGTAATGATGCTTCGACAAACGCGCCGCGGACAAGCAGTAGTGAAAATAATCAAAGAGATTCATTCGTTATTTCGAGGTGTCGCAG AAATACTGAAGTAACAGTGAATAACGTCGATACTGATAACGACTCCACTGAAGAAACCGACGTGGAGGAG AAATTACTGACGGTGTACTGCCGAGCAGGCAAGCTAGGAGCCGCCTACTACACCATACAAACTGGAGAG CTTCACATCCTAGAGGAGCTTCCAGACCGAGCCTCAGAATTCCTCATGTTCCGAAACTTGTTCCGACAAGTCGAACCCCTGCAAGTCCTTCTGGATGGACGGACTCAAAGTGCCTTCGTCACAGCTGTAAAGAAGACTGTGTTTGCTGATGGTGAGGATGGAGGGAAATGCAAGTTGGTGTTCCTGGCTTCTAAGGAGTATA GCTTCGAAGCGTGCAAACGTCGTATCTACCTGCTATCCCTACCAACTGAACCAAAAAACTGCACCGACGAAGAGAGAACTCTGTTCCTTAGAACTGTAATAGACTTTAACCAGACCCAAACGGTTCATGCTTTGGGGGCCCTGCTTAAATATCTAGACCTGAACTGGTCGAATTTGAATCTGGATCTGCAGAGCAAGCCTCAGTTTTTGTGCTTGAGAAGGATATCTTT gAAAGACATAGTAACAATTGACGAAGACACGTATCGTGGTCTCCAAATATTCAGCACTATTTCCCACCCAAgcaacttcaaaaaaggagtccAGGGCAGCAATAAGGAGGGTTTAAGCTTATTCTACATATTTAGCAAATGCTCAAGCAAAGTTGGACAGAAGATGATGAG agTACTAATGCAGCACCCAACTACTGACTTGGAGACAATAAGGCGTCGTCAGGACGCCGTGGAGTTCTTCATGAAGCCGCAAAGCGACACTATCATGAGAAACATGTGCTCTTCGCTGAGGTTCATCAAGAATGTTAAT GGCATATTGACAAAAATAAAGGAGTTGTCTGCCAAACCCTACCAATGGAAGTCACTTTACAAC ACTTTGTATAACGCAGTATTGATTTGTGAGATGTGTGAGAACGCAGCAAAATCCAGCGAGTTTCTTGAACAACTCGCCAATTTTGACAACAACAAACTTTATgaa ATGGCGTTATACATGAACAGGATAATAGATTTCGATTTATCGAAGACAGAACGAAAGTTCACCGTCAAAGCAGGAGTTGACCAAGAACTTGACATGA AAAAGCAAACCATGGCCAGCCTCCACACCCTAATGTCCGAGACAGCCAAAGTTGAACTAGAGCGACTTCCCCCCTTCGTAGAAGAATGCACTATGCTCTACATGCCACACCTGGGCTACCTGCTCGGAGTGAAGATCTGGGCCGAAGAACTGACCATGGAACAGAAACAACTGCCTGATATGAAGTTCATG TTTCAGAACAATGACTACATTCATTACAAGAGCAAAGGTTGTGAAG AACTCGACGTGATGATAGGCGACACGTACCCCGAGATCGTGGCGCACGAAACCCGCATCATGCTGCGTCTGACCGCAGTGATTCTGGATAATCTCAACACATTAGCGGCTTGTGTTGATGCCTGTGCTGAGCTGGACTG CCTCATAGCAATCGCCAAAGTGTCGAAAGAGTACAACTTCGTGCGCCCCACAATGTCTCCTGAAAAGATTATTGACATCAAAGATGGCCGACATCCGCTGCACATCCTAACCACTGATAACTTCGTGCCCAATGATGCTCAG ACCAGCGCTGGAGCGTGCGCGAGAGTTCTTACGGGGCCTAATGCGAGCGGAAAGTCTGTCTACATGAAGATGATCG GCCTCATCGTATACCTAGCCCACATCGGTAGCTTTGTCCCAGCTCGAGCGGCCACCATCGGTATAATCCGCCACATCAGGTCACGCTTGCAGACCGCGGAATGTGTAGCGACCCACATGTCTGCTTTCCTCATCGACCTCCAACAG ATGGAGCTAGCCCTCCAAGAATCCACATCTGACTCCCTAATCCTAATAGACGAGTTCGGCAAAGGCACCTCCGAGGTCGACGGTCTATCCCTACTAGCAGCCTGCCTCAATACGTTCCTGTTCCAAGGAGACGCGTGTCCGCACATCTTCCTGGCCACACACTTCCTCGATATCAGGGACTATATCGTGGAAACTCCGCTGGTGaaatttttg AGTTTCGAACACGTAATGGACGGAGACGCCCCAGTATTCCTCTTCCGAGTAACGGAAGGCTGCGTCGACAGCAGCTTCGCTCTTCAAGTGGCCCGCGCCAGTGGACTAGACGGCAGCGTGCTGGACAGGGCCGGTGAAGTTGCGGATAGTATGAAG AACAACGGCCTGCCACCGCCAAACAAGAGAATCACTGCAAAACTGAAGGCATTTacagaaataataaaatcagaTCTCGCCgaaaacatttaa